One genomic window of Anaerolineales bacterium includes the following:
- a CDS encoding glycosyltransferase family 25 protein, translating to MTENDALPIWVLNLKKDAQRLEFMTKQLRALRLPFTVVEAVDGASLSPEDWRQYSKERALKFSKRELVPGEIGCALSHARMWERIVRENLPEALIFEDDVWIGKALADILARRRRLPEDWELVNFSTDAPQEPFGEFITDIYRASRHKQLPDRASAYLLKREGAKKLLDHAYPIGHTADGLTWRTDITGVVSYGIYPRVVILSGLDSSIWARGEIRRPGFAVRKFREFLSIVKAILRFFGITQLIKKILKLF from the coding sequence ATGACCGAAAACGACGCGCTTCCCATCTGGGTTCTCAACCTGAAAAAAGACGCCCAGCGGCTTGAATTCATGACCAAGCAGCTGCGCGCGCTGAGGCTTCCCTTCACGGTCGTGGAAGCGGTGGACGGGGCGTCCCTTTCGCCCGAGGATTGGAGACAATATTCGAAGGAACGGGCGTTGAAGTTTTCCAAGCGGGAACTGGTCCCCGGCGAGATCGGATGCGCGCTCTCCCACGCGCGGATGTGGGAGCGTATCGTCCGCGAGAACCTCCCCGAAGCGCTGATTTTCGAGGACGACGTGTGGATCGGCAAAGCCCTGGCGGACATCCTGGCGCGCCGCCGCCGGCTGCCGGAGGATTGGGAGCTGGTCAATTTTTCGACCGACGCGCCGCAGGAACCTTTCGGCGAATTCATCACCGACATCTACCGGGCATCGCGCCACAAGCAGCTCCCCGACCGGGCCAGCGCCTACCTGCTCAAGCGGGAGGGGGCGAAGAAACTTCTCGATCACGCGTATCCGATCGGCCACACCGCCGATGGGCTGACCTGGAGGACGGACATCACCGGGGTGGTGTCGTACGGGATATATCCCCGCGTGGTGATCCTCAGCGGGCTCGACAGCAGCATCTGGGCCCGGGGGGAAATCCGGCGGCCCGGCTTCGCCGTCCGGAAATTCCGGGAATTCCTATC